The segment TAACGCCTTTAATCCACGTTGTACTAAATAACGATTTTCCCCAACAAGCGGTACTAAGTCCGCAATCGTACCAATCGCGACGTATTCGAATAAATGATCAGGTAACTCACCATATAAAGCGTGTGCTAATTTAAAGGCTACTCCAACACCGGCAAGTTCACCAAATGGATAATGCCCTGCTGGAATGCGCGGATGTACAATAATATCTGCTATTGGTAACTCATCCCCCGGCTCATGGTGATCCGTGACGATAACATCCATCCCAAGCTCTTTTGCGACACGAATCGCATCATTCCCGCTAATTCCATTATCGACCGTAATAATAAGCTGTACGCCCTTTTGATGCACTTCACGAAATAGCTCTTCGTTCGGTCCATAACCATGGATAAAACGATTCGGAATGATAAAATCAACATCCGCTCCTAAATCGAGCAGCACATTGAGTAAAACCGTTGTACTAGTAATACCATCCGCATCGTAATCTCCAAATACAACGATTTTCTCACCTTCATCAAGCGCTTGCTCAATCCGTGCAACCGCTTCTTCCATGCCCGCCATTAAAAATGGGTCATGGTATTGGCTATCATCTACTGTTAATAATTGCTGTGCTTGTTCAACAGATTCGCAGCCTTTTGCTAATAATATTTTTGAAGCAATTGTTGAAATATTTAATGCTTCACTCATTTTATTTACAGCCTGATCATCTGGCTCATTTACTGTCCAAACTTTTTTTGATTGAATCATTTTTTCACTTCCTCATGCAGTCCATTATACCGAAAAGCGCACTTGTTTTGAAAAGAATTATGTTAGGTAGATAAGGGGGGATATTTTTCACTTCATAGTTAACCTTAATCAAAGTTAAAAAGCCGCCCAAAAGTTCAAACATTCAAGCGACTTTTCAATTTTTAATTCGTTTAGTTCCTTCCAATCCCGATGTATTCCTTCGCATAAACCACAGTAATTTGATATTGATAATTATTCTTTTCATAAATAACACTACTTCCATCTATCCCTGCCTTCTTCCACCCATTTTTATAAATCACTAGCCTGTATTTCATAGGAATTGAAGTGCCTGTAGATGGTTCCCAATAGTAATTATTCGCATAATCGTTCGCTTCCTCTAATACTGCGTCATTTGGTATAGGGAAGGAATAGAAATCCTCTAATGCGCTATAATTATTATCCAAATTTCGATAATACACCGTACCGATCCCAATGAAAATAATAAGTATAATGAGTACTATTGTTAACTTTTTCATGTAATCATCTCCTTTTCTACTGTAATAATAACTCACAACGAATAATTTATGTGTTAAAATCCCCAATAATTGAGAGAGTGTTACATTTCCTCAAAAAATTGTAGTTTAAATGGAGGTTAAGTAGGGGAACCCCCATCCAGAAGATTTGAAATCACAATTAAAGCGCCCCATTGGTTTAATAAACACCTAATTAAGGAAATAAACTAAAGAGATTAAAATACCATTTGGATGCGAGGAGATGAGTGCTTTGAAAATGCAGTGGGTTTTAGTAATCGGACTTCTATTTGCTATTGCTGTAGCCATTTTTGCCACGGTCAATGTCACAGAAGTACCAATCAATTACGTGTTCGGCGAAGCAAGATGGCCGCTCGTTTTAGTCATTTTCGGTTCGGTATTCGCAGGGGTTATTATTAGCCTTTGTTTTTCACTTTTCCGTATTTTTAGTAGCCGTCAGCAAGTAAAAAGCATACAGAAAGAATTAGACGTGGCATGCTCAATTATCAATGAAAAGAAAAATGAAATTGTGCGCTTAAAAAAGGATTTAAACAAGCAAGCCGAAATCAGTTCAGGAAATGAAGCAGCAGGAGATCATCAAATGGATGCATCGATTAAATAGATTTAATTTTAATGCAAATTTCGCATTTCCCTATCTGATTCTTCAGTCTATCCGTCACATTTCAAATCCTATCCACCACATTTCGATTTCTATCCATTTTTCAGCTACATCCTCACAAAAAAACTAGCAAGAAGTCATCATCAACTTCTTGCTAGTCCTACTCTATTGATTATACTTGTGGCTCGTCTGAACCCCATTGTTTTTTCTCTTTTTTCACAACAGCAGTACCTTTTTTGTCCATCTCGCGCGCTTTTAATGTATACCATACTTGTGCTGCGATACAGATTGAAGAATACATACCTGTTAATAAACCGATTAATAATGCAATCGAGAAGTTTTGAATTGAAGGAGCACCTAAGAAAATAAGCGCTACAACAACGATAATAACAGTTAATACCGTATTGACTGAACGTCCCATCGTTTGACGAAGCGATTTGTTCACGATATTTGCCAACTCTGCTTTTGTAGAAATCTTTTCATGACGATCAATATTTTCACGGATACGGTCAAACGTTACGATCGTATCATTAATCGAATAACCGACAATCGTTAACACCGCCGCAATAAATGTAATGTCCACTTCTAAACGTAATACACTGAAAGCGACTACGATGAAGAATACGTCATGTAGTAATGAAATAATCGCACCAAGTCCCATGCGCCATTCAAAGCGAATTGCAACATAAATGATAATTCCTAATGCTGCGAATGCTAATGCTTTCATTGCATTTTTAGCAAGCTCCGTACCTACTGTAGGCGAAACGGTACTTAAACTTGGTTCTTGACCATACTTTTCCATCACTTGCGCTTTAAAATCAAGCACTTCTTGTTGACTAAAGTCTTCTTTATAACGTGTTACGGCAATATTTTGCGCATCACCAGAAATGACAATATCGCTATTAGCAAAACCAATTTCTTCTAGGTACTCTTCCACTTCTTGTTGCGATAATTTGCTATCCGCTCCAATTTCAACGCGTGTACCACCTGAGAAATCGATTCCTAAATTCAATTTGAAAACAGCTAAAATTCCGATACCTACCGCTAAAATGATTGTAGAAAGCATATAGAACTTTTTGCGATTGCCTACAAAGTCCAATTTATCGAACTTTGTTGTTAAATCAAGCGTTGTTACGCCATCTTCAATATTATGTTGCTGTGATTTTTTAATACCAAACCATGCCGGATTGTTGAAGTAGCCACTGTTTACAAGTAAGCCTTGTAACACACGTGAACCCCAAACAGCCGTTACGAATGATAGTAAAATCGAGATAATTAATGTTGTTGCGAAACCTTTTACTGAGCTTGTACCATAGAAGAATAATACTGCAGCTGCTAGTAAAGTTGTTAATTGCGCGTCAACAATCGCAGATAAT is part of the Solibacillus sp. FSL K6-1523 genome and harbors:
- a CDS encoding LapA family protein, encoding MQWVLVIGLLFAIAVAIFATVNVTEVPINYVFGEARWPLVLVIFGSVFAGVIISLCFSLFRIFSSRQQVKSIQKELDVACSIINEKKNEIVRLKKDLNKQAEISSGNEAAGDHQMDASIK
- the secDF gene encoding protein translocase subunit SecDF; its protein translation is MKLANRIITFVLVVALLFTGMGTTVEKVLNNVRLGLDLQGGFEVLYEVESLVEGQKITQEVLTDTTSALNHRINEFGVSEPSIAVEGEDRIRVQLAGMDDQASARELLSSTANLTFRDVDDNLLLDGTELKEGGAKGSFDQQNQPIVTLTLKDAAKFAEVTEKVKNMGPGRNLLVVWLDFEEGVDSYAVESQKPPADQKYQSAASVTQVLNTTDVMISGNFTVEETKQFASVLNAGSLPVKLTEIYSTSVGAQFGEDALKHTVYAGIIGVLIIFAFMLLYYRLPGFISIITLAVFTYLVLIVFNGINAVLTLPGIAAIVLGIGMAVDANILTAERVREELRVGHSVKDAFRFGSKQSLSAIVDAQLTTLLAAAVLFFYGTSSVKGFATTLIISILLSFVTAVWGSRVLQGLLVNSGYFNNPAWFGIKKSQQHNIEDGVTTLDLTTKFDKLDFVGNRKKFYMLSTIILAVGIGILAVFKLNLGIDFSGGTRVEIGADSKLSQQEVEEYLEEIGFANSDIVISGDAQNIAVTRYKEDFSQQEVLDFKAQVMEKYGQEPSLSTVSPTVGTELAKNAMKALAFAALGIIIYVAIRFEWRMGLGAIISLLHDVFFIVVAFSVLRLEVDITFIAAVLTIVGYSINDTIVTFDRIRENIDRHEKISTKAELANIVNKSLRQTMGRSVNTVLTVIIVVVALIFLGAPSIQNFSIALLIGLLTGMYSSICIAAQVWYTLKAREMDKKGTAVVKKEKKQWGSDEPQV